Proteins encoded in a region of the Zea mays cultivar B73 chromosome 4, Zm-B73-REFERENCE-NAM-5.0, whole genome shotgun sequence genome:
- the LOC103655499 gene encoding glutathione transferase GST 23-like: MKGVEYEYVEEDLRSKSAQLLAYNPVQKKVPVLVYKGRPVAESQVILEFIEDAWSHRGDPILPRDPYQRAMARFWARF; encoded by the coding sequence ATGAAGGGCGTGGAGTACGAGTACGTGGAGGAGGATCTCCGGAGCAAGAGCGCCCAGCTGCTGGCGTACAACCCCGTGCAGAAGAAAGTCCCCGTGCTGGTCTACAAGGGCAGGCCCGTCGCGGAGTCGCAGGTCATCCTCGAGTTCATCGAAGACGCCTGGAGCCACCGCGGCGACCCCATCCTCCCTCGGGACCCCTACCAGCGCGCCATGGCCCGTTTCTGGGCCAGGTTCTAG